A window of Drosophila sulfurigaster albostrigata strain 15112-1811.04 chromosome X, ASM2355843v2, whole genome shotgun sequence genomic DNA:
cgccAACTGGAATACAGCACATCTGCATGACAATATTGGTTATATATCGAACGATCATGGTGCTGCTGCGATGGCCAATATGCCGGTGCCCGTGGGCATGTTCATGAACATGAGCAACATACCGCCCCGATTCTACAATCAGCATCAGCAGACGATTATGGCAGCCAAACAGAATCGTGCCATACAGAATCAGAATAGCTTTGCGCCGCCCATGGGCAGCAATAGTATTGCTGGTGGACCAGGTGCAGCCATTGGATCGGGTGCCAAGAAGACTGGCAGCGCTGCCAGCGGCAAGTTATCCAAGGCACGAACAGCTGCGACGGCGGCTAATGGACAATTGTTGCCCACAGCAAGTGGCGCAGCAAGTGCATCCTCGTCAAATTCATCGTCTGCGGGAGCGGCAGCAGgcagtgcaacagcagcaagtggTGGAACATCTAGTGGCATTGCAGCGACGCCATTTAGCCAGTTGCCGACATCGTTGTCCCTGCAAATGACACAGCCGAGCGGCTTTGCTCTGTCGCAGCAGCCGGAGCTGTCGCAGGACTTTGGCCAGATCTCGCAAATGGACGGACTGCTCTCGCAGGACGTTTCCTTCAATGTGGTAAGTGTTAAGCATgatcattttcaaattgagCGCGAAATGGCGCTCCATTTAAATTGATCGATAAGTGGTTATCGAAACAGCCAAATGCAGGCGCCATCTATCGTTTAAAGTTATAAAGTAGGATAtgccatttgcaattgcaattgctgcgaCAATTTAATCGAGAACTCAAAATGGCGATGCTGTACGCCTacaacaataatttcaaatcaaaatacagCACTAGAATTcactaataaataatttagtgcaaattgaattaacataTTCACTTTAGTGAATTTtagccccaaaaagtatgctaacAATTTAGGTACATTTTAGATTCTATgtgaaaatgaataatattaatttataatttgtatttttgtaatattttacaGTCAGGCGAACGTAGTTTGAATCAATTCTCGCAACCTTACTGAGAAGGTTGAGATGGCGCGCACACAATTgcagacaacaaaatgtacaacaacgagaacactacaagcaaacaacaaaacaatttgaaagaACTTTGAAGCCAACAAGCaagcagtggcaacagcagcggcggcagcgcGGTAGCGATAAACAGCAACGTCATGCGGCAGCAGCTTTTGcatgcgaaaaaaaaaacaaacaacaacaacaagaagaagaacagacagcagtagcagcaacagcaaacagcaaaaacaacagcagcaacaacaacacgaggAGCAAGAAAATGTTAATGGAGACGTGGACAACATGAACAAGAACAAGGAAGAGAGCATcatgaaaacacacacatacacaggcaGCAGAGGATTGTCTATTGGAACAAATAAACTCGGCCACACAAAAGAGAGCAAGACAGCAAGATGGCCACAGATCGGcacagccagagagagagggaacaGGTTGAGAGAGCAAAATGGCGAACATGGCAGCAATAAGAAGGGCCACTCACGCATACATAAGCACGGAcatctttcactctctctcccacaacatACAGAATCTTGGGACAgcaaacgcaaacacacacaacacatacaaaaacacaaacacaaacattcacatacaaaaacacaaacacatacacgcatacaatCATACGAAGAAGAGAACGCGGGGCCCAAGGAGAAACTCTCACTGCATAAACAGATGATGATGCACCCCACAACAGTCACGGCAATGCAGCCGGAGGTGGGACGTCGCACGATTTGGGTGGAGGCGGCGGCATTGCTGACACCCGCAGCGGGGCGACAGGACGCAAGATGcgtcccaaaaaaaaaaacgaaaaacaaaaatgtatgaaGCCGTTTTGGTGATCGATGTGCTAAGCATACGCGCCATAGGTATCGTTTATCGATTTTATGGGCAAGATGATGCCGCTTCAGGATTCCTGATAACCTCTTcgtgaaaacaaaaataccgAACCGAAACGTAACAGAAAGAAtcgaaaaattaaatgattcgTATCTTTCCCGTTTAATTTGcttcaacttttgttttaatttttttctatttttattcttttttttgtctggACATTgtcgagttttttttttagaatttccATTCAATTCCTCTTTGCCACTGTTTGtaatactatttttataaaaacaaatacgtTTTTGTTAATTGTATGCGAATGCTAAATGTTTCTGTTCCAAGCGTGTTTCCAAAATTATCGAAATGTGGCGTCGAAATTAGCATATCGAACGGCTTGGAGATCTGTTTCTGTCCagcaatttggtatatatttttttttaacttaaaattgcaaatcaattttaaaatttgttacttaaaatgaaaacagaaaaaaaacaaaaagaattattatctaaaagtaaacaattaaaaagatATCGTCCAACAAAAAGTaagacgacaaaaaaaaaaattacatattgaatttcaacaaaatttatttgattgtttaacattttcgACGAATAGAGAATAATTGAGTGCAAATTGTATCTTTGCAAAACATTGGAAAATGTTGTGATCCTCACACagttaaaaattatttgtttactactcttaaacaaaaacacaaacaataaacaattatacaagaaaacaataattgaCAAGaaatggtatatatattttttcaacatACGTAAATATTGTGATTTACATTACATCATCCCATATCCCCAATCCCATCCAGTTTATGCCCCAGCCCCCGAAACAAGTTTTAAAAGAGAGTTCTGAAtaaagaatttcatttaatttgcaaacaGATGAAAAACTACAAAACGAAAGTTGCATTTATGAATTACTCGGCAATGGTTTTGATGATTTGATGAATTTTGGATACCATCTATCGTACTCGATTGCTTTCCATATCTCTTGCAGCTCATTCGATTAACATACTTTATATTTCATGAAGGATTCCCATTTTCTTATATTtgagggtttttttttttgtttgttttttggtttttagatTTTGTGTTTGAAAACGTTGCATGTCAAAGTCGAAGATGGgggaaagaaaataaaacaaattcacACCCTTTTCTTATCTGACATGCTTACAATAAATTGACGCGAAGCGATTAAACTTTACAATTACATTGAAGGGGGCTACGACTTTtatcataatttaaataatgcacATAGacaaaagaaatcaattaaTCATACTTAAGAAATCATTCAAATTCAgtgaacaaatatttataatcgaTTGATCATTCTTAGATGCCGATGATccattgaatttgaatttacaaaatatatactttaaactttaaaacatttcaagtGTTGTACAATCtgtatgttttattattttacattattttctgtgtatatgtttttgttgtgccaTCGCACATGCATCTTGCAATATGTTTTTTGGGTGGGCTGGAAGAGATGCATATTATTTGATTggtaaatataaaagtaacatatattatataaaatgtataatctTTATAGAACTTGACGTGTCGCATGGTTGCTTCAAGTACTCGTTATCTTGTGTAATATATACtgataaaaatacttttcaatgtAACAAAGCATACGGCATGTATAAGTTTAGTCAAAATTCTCCTATATATCACAGTTATTGCAATTctaatttgtaaaattgaaGACCAAAAAAGTCggaaaaatattatagctttaaaataCTGATTCTAAAATGATTATGTTGCCTCAActaatgtatgtacatatatattcccCGTAGTATTTATGGGCTAGAAAACTAACCTGTTGTGAGTATAATATGACTGCGTGTGTAGAcagacatatgtatgtttttttagGTGTTAATCTGTCTCTTAGACAAGATTTGTGGCTGGTGTTGGCAATGATCCACCAGCCGGAATCATTTTGGCAGCAGTAGaagcagtcgcagttgcagcagtCGTCGATGCTGCGTTGCGTGTGTGCAACAAATGCTGATGCGGATGCTGAGCATACGTTGTTGGATGCGACTGCGAATGCAGATGCAATGCAGGCTGATGCATGGGCATACGTTGAGTTTGATGATGAATCGGTGTGAAAATGGAGGCCAAATCAAGAGTATGCTCCAAGCGGCGTGCCGAATGCACAAATGTTGCTTTCACGCGCTCAAACGTAGCGAAATCGTATACAGAGCGTGCCGTATTTGACAGATCAAAGGGCTCTGCGAATGAACATAGGATATTGATACTTCAGGCGTTGGGAAATTCTGCTGCTGACATCATTTACCTTCGATGTTCAGCTCCTTCCATTGATGTATGTCGTTCTTGGGACTCTTTGCCAGTCGACATGTTGTCACCGGCAAAATGCCGCCAGTGCGTATCGAAATTGCATTGTTGCGAAAGCTGCAATTATACGACGTAATGCATTGTTATAAGAATTTGGAGCATTGTCTATGCTGCCCTCTTACTCGAAATTGCTGTAGTACTTGAAGAAGCCAAGTAGATGTTCGCCCAACGTTtgcgtgttgtgtgtttgATACGGCTCAATGGGCTCAATGAGATCGAGATCCAGGCAATCTTGTTGCCCCAAATTGAACTTCTCCGGATAGAGAGTCTGCAAGCAGGGCAACACATGCGGCACGCAACCGAACTGCAAATAATGCAACACCATCAACACCAGCGAATAGCTCGACACAGTCATGCGCTTGGCATCGTTTATGTCGTGATATTGCGCCCACAACTTCACGATCACAACCAGTGGCCGCGTTCGCCAATCAACTGAGGtaagataataaatatttagttttaggGGAATCCCAGATTATTGTTGTTAGTACATACGCTGCGCGTACAATTGCAGCAAATAAGTGTTCTTGATGCCCACGCAATTGTTGTAGTTGAGATCAACCTCAATGCCATTGGTGCGATCCTTAAAGCGCAGAATTGGCACACGCGCCTCAATCAGATTAAAGTCATGAAAGGCTTctgtgaaaagaaaaaacagattaaaaatataatgaacttgacttaatataaattgaaacgtaataaaagtgttttttttgtgacttGCCCATTTCTTTTAGCACCGAGTGAAAAAGATTCAAAGTCATCAGAGCTTCGGCACGCAGTTCGTTGTGAtaatgatgttgctgatgctgatgcgtTGGCTGCTCTGGCAATAGGCACATATCGATGTCGGACGAATCGGTTCCAAATCCCGTAATGGTCGAGCCCACCAGACAGATGCGAAAACGTGAAAACATTGGCTGCTGCAAGCAAATCTACTAGCGTATAACTCCGTTGATTCAGCGGAAAAACATTCCCGAATTATACTTACGTTTATCCAGATAAAAAGATAACGCCACAATCGCATCTTTAGCTTGAACTTGGCATGCGTCTGTTGAGCGCCCCGAAATCGTTTCCAAATGTCCAGCGACAAATTATCGTACTTGCAGTGGCGCAACAATTGCTCCGGTTGCACGCTCAACTCCACGTTGCGTGCATGATCCAAATAGCGATCCGGTGGCAATATCAGCTCATACCATGCTGGCGTCCAAGATGCGTTGCCATTGCAGCCACAATTGGGTCCACAATAATGCGGATACGCTGGTAAATTGTGGGCTGGCGGCTGTGGCAGGCTAAATGGCATCATGGCATGCAAACCATTCATGTTTCCCATCAGCGGCGAACTCGCCAGTTGATGTGGCGACAATTGCTGCCCAGGTGCAGCCACTGTTGGCGTTGGCGAGACGGACAACATCTGTTCCGTTGGCGTTAAACTGCAAGCaattaaatggaattcaaATACAGTGGTAATCAAATGCACAGAGAGCACAACTTACTGACTGCGATTGCTCCATTGGGACTGAACATCGCTGGCCATCGAACAGTTGGACAAGGCGGGCGATACAGCACGATGCATTGGCATGCGATTGTTGTTGGGATTGGGTCCATATTGTGCTGTGGAGTAGCACGGCGAATTGGCGTGACTCCAAGCGGCGGGATTGCTGTATCCATCGCCAAAGCCAACAAAcaattgctgtggctgctgttgctgctgctgtttgttgttctgaaacaacagttgctgctgctgctgttgttgttgctgctgcggctgcagcATAAATGGCAACGCAGCATAGCCGGGACTTGGTATTGGCATCAGAGTTGGCAACTCCaagctcttgttgctgctgtcgcaactggcgctgttgttgctaatgTTGCTCGTATTGTTAGCCGCTGCTGCGGTAATTGCCTCATCGAGTTGAGCACAGCTAATCATATTCGATGGCGTCGTGGCAACAGCATCAGGCGAGAGCGCCACCGGCGACAACATGCCAGGACCAAGCAGCTGCATTGTTGGCACCGGCTGTAGAAATATGTTGTTGCCGGTAactgttgctactgttgctcCTTCACTTGtggttgttactgttgttgatGACGATGGCGTTGGCGAAACAGCCAACAGCGATGGCAACTTTGTCATGCCAGCAACCATTGGTGTTGTcgctgctactgttgctgtcgttgctgctgctgttgttatgaTTGGTGGCGGCGGCACATCGATATTCACATAGGTGAGATTGTGAAAGTTCTGATGCTCTTTGCCATGCAGCAAGTGATATGAATGCGgatgctgttgcagctgctgataATATTCGTTtttgccagcaacagcatAGCCATTGTTTCCACTGCCGCCAGCAACATTGCCATGTTGCATACGTCGATGCGAAGCATTGTAACTGTTCGATGGCCAAATCTCAAAGGACTTTTGTCCTGTAGCTCCCGTTGCAGCAGCGTTGTTGCTatggttgttattgttgttgttattgctgctgttgttgttgttgttgctgctaccgTAATGCACCTTTTTGTTGTACCTAAAATGCGTGTTGTGCCTGTGATTAttatgatgttgctgctgctgttgctgctgcccgtGGGCAGCATGATGTCCATGCGACTGTTGCTGATAGCCAttgttgtaattataattGGCATTGCTTCGGTAACGTGGCTGATAACCGcctgattgctgctgctgctgctgctgttgatgatgctgttgttgtgactgctgttgctgctgctgttgtgattgctgctgctgttgcttggtTGCCTTGTCCGCTTCGGGCAACAATTCCTTTTGCAGAAACGATGCAATCGTCAATTGTTTCGGTTGCGAATAATAATACTGATAGTAATGCGGTTGCTGTTCGGTTGTCtgtggtgttgctgctgccgctgatgcTGCcgcggcggcggctgctgctgcaattgccaGCTCAGTTTCTTTTTGTGTGGCCAACGCCGCCTCCAACTGCTGCTGTAACAAACCAAATTATTTAGATGAATGTTATCCACGCACATCGAAggtctaaataaaataagaatcaTGTCTATATGTTGTTTAAAACTGATAGATATTGCTCTATTTATATAAGGAGTCTCTTTAAACAAATAGATTGGAAATCATAGAGGAGCAGttgtaaaaaaaacttaatacattcttaaacaaaaaactaattaTGTAAAAAAGGGACAGGAGAATAACCAAATTGATaagtttcttttaaatttaaatgaattatagTCACAATGATCGAGCAAAAATGTTGTAGAGCTGACGAATATTATGCgtttaaatggaaattattGTAATGTGCAGTTAAAGGCAATACTTTTAGGTAAAAAGATCAAAAGAACGGTATTATATGCAGTTATCTTGAATTATCTGAATAAGGAAAGCGTTAAAAGCTTTGCTCACTTCTTTCTGCTGCAATGTGGGCTGCTGTGGATAGCTCGTCTTCCAGAAACACAACGGTTGTTGTCGTGTCCTTTGagtcttgctgttgctgttgttgttgttgttgctgctactgttgtcCGACTGTCCACCGATTGTGCTTGATggtgtttgctttgctgttgctgctgttgtcgtttcCAATGTTGGCGGCGTGctctgcagttgttgttgttgctgtcgctgctccTCGTCATGatgattgctgctgttgatgttgctgctgctgccgttgcaaCTATTGTTGCTGCTAGTTGCTGACGTTTGCAATGCCGACGATGACTCGGAACAGCTGTGGTAATATGAGGATGAAGAGGCGCAGGATTCGCTGGTGGATGACAGCGAGTTGTGTTTCTtaacgttgttgctgttgttgttcaactgtttcagctgctgctttgtgttgcaattgttgttgttgctatcgcTGGTGTTGCTCTTGGTATtactgttgtggttgttgttatttttattgatattgttgttgttattactgtCATTGCTCTGCTTGCAATTGTTCTCGCCagtaatattttgatttttgatcgtgctattattattgttgttgctattattgctATTAGAAAGctttggtgttgctgctgatgccgcttgatgttgatgttgttgctggtaatacggcgactgttgctgctgttgttgattgcAGTTATAgccattgttattattattgttattgttgttgttgttgccataatATTTCTTGCGCGTAAAATTATggacattgttgttgttgtagtgcaaatgttgttgctgttgctgacgcTTGACATTCTTATTATCGccgctgctattgttgttgttgttactgctgttgttgttgttgttatatttcgCTTGTCGCAAAATATTAgcagttttgttattgttgttgtatttattaaacttcACTTGAGCACCACAACGATAatcgcgttgttgttgttgttgctgctgttgttgttgttggtgctgctgctgggctgttgttgttgttgtcgtcgttggcgTTGCAGCCACGCCGTCTGCCGCGCTGCCTACAACAACACTCGTGGCAAAGATTTTCATTTCAGCCCTGGTCGTGTACATAGCCCAAGGAGAGAATtcaaaattctatatttttcttttttgacgGCGCGACGCTTTGAGTTTTATGCATACAAAAGAAATGACTCAAagcgattttttttataattaagactaaattatttgtaaaacgTACATgtgtaaatttttatttatttatatattttttttaatattttatgtttttattttgtttttgcaattttgttgtttttatatttttttttgtttaatgtttttgatttttatgcacAGCTTTGtgactttattattatttcattgattttgtgcaattttcagtttattcttatttgttaatgttttttcttttgcctttaCTATGTTCTAACTGGACTGGCATAATTTGGGCCACCACTGTAAACAAGTAACTGTAGTTTTATTTCGTGCAGTGTGAGCGAAAAGGAAGACGCCCAAATTCCGTTATTTTCGAGTATGATCGTGTAAAGCAGAAATGCAGtttattaatgcaaattgcgTGTACTGAAAAAAATGGCgcatatttatatgaattttgatttcaataacaactataaatattaaacatatcTCAAtggcattttttatattttattaaacagCACACTCACCATAAAATTCTAATTGGAATGCATTTGTAATGCTTGGGAGCTCAGTTCACTTTAAAACGGTGCTTTTAATTCGAGGTGCGCTGGCGCACGTCTCCgttttgcaaatataacaCACAAGGGgcacattaatattaattaagaaacatttatttaaaacttgtGGCACATTCCAATATAgtttacttatttttgttgtactaaaaactaaaaagaagACACCGCGCttttttttaagcaaataGGAGCAGCGTGACCGCAGCCTAATTTCAAACTACGCcaacatttttggtattttgtaatttgtatattatcaaaaagtataaaatacaaCCTAAATGGTCTCACTGCGGCAATATGCcaactgtttttaatttaatttaaattgtcgATGTCATAACACAAGGAAAATATTCATCTAAAAATTTTACCTTTTACTTTTTCTGCTTATGCATcgtataaaaacataattttaaaggaaaaaaattaattaatacataaaaatgttttttaatatatatgtggacttttgttaaaataacaattgaTGACAAGAAATGAATTCagctaatattttattgacgCTCTCAAATATCCCCGTTATTACAGTTACAATTATCGCCATTGATCCTTTGATACCAATTgaaacaacattttgaatgttatgcaattgcttttaataattaacaaatttaacaagCTCGTACagtacaatattatttaagccTTAGTATTTGTTAAACAGTGTCTTCCAAAAGAGGCGTGCAGGCAACAAGGTGTCTCGTTTCATGCAACTGGGGTGCGCCAAgctaaaaatggaaatgattattgtgatttcattaaattagtGGGTTCTTGATGTAACTCACAGGAAGTGTGAACGTCGCAATCGCTCCAAGTAACCATCGATGGCAACTGCAGGCAGAAAGATCTTGCGCACCACACGCGGCACTTCTGGTAACAATTGACGCGTCAATTTTAAATGAGTGTTTGCCAGACTCGCCACCTCAAAGATGCATTCCTCGACGCCTTTATCGTTGCGATCGCTGCGCAAGATGCGCTCCTGACTCACACCATGCTTGACCAGCACTTCGAGCGGCACACAAACCGCCTGTTGGCGTCCAGCATATGGTATAGCGCGCAACAAAATGGCAATGCCTTGGGCCTTGCCCAAATGCGAGGCGGCATGATCCACCTGCAGATCCTTGATACCGCTCAACTCTACGAGCAGGTGCAGCATAGATGCGCACGTTTGATCGGCATAATCTTCCAGTTCACGCAGTGTTTCAAATGCCTGATTCGCTGGACGTTCGCGTGCAGTGACTAGACGCCGCAGATAGATCTTATTTAGTTTGCGAGCGCCCACAGTGCGTCTAAGTTCTCGCAGCACAGGCTGATCCTTGACATAGGATTTACTGGCCTCTGGTTCGAAGCACTTGTCAATCGAGTCGTACCAGAACTTCAGACGCATCTTAGCTATTTGTGGTTCACTAATCTGTCAACatcaaaatattcattatttcacTCTCCATCAAACTTCTCTATGAACTCACCTGGGCGCCAACGGAACGCGAGACTTCCACATTAAAGGCGCGCAACGCAAAGGCTGCCGGTCGTAACTCTTTGGGAAGGAGAAGCGTACTCAGATAGTTCTCATAGTCGTATTTTCTGCATTGTTtagcaattattaaatttaagccATTGTCTTTTGAATGCTTTACTTACTGCACAAGGTTCATGCAGTATTTGGCACCATATTTATCTTCTTTACTGCTGGCCGTCGTTGTATTCGACTGTGACTGCTGCTTTTGTGTTTGAGAAATGGCGGAGGAGCCTGCACCATTATTGCTACTCACATGTCGCGTAACAAGTTGGGACACACAGAATTGTCCATTGTTGTTTAGTAACAGCCGCcgcatttggttttttgtttgtagtgGGACAGAAACATCGATGACACTATCGATTAATCTCTGCATTCCTCTACTGTTGTAAACATCGATTTTAGATGGCAAACATCGATATTTTACTAGCCAAAagcattaattatttatactatTAACTGATTTAAGACGATTTGAAAACGACGTTTCTTTAGCGAAGTAGTTCcttggttaaaaaaaaatatatatagttgcTCCGCACTTAACAGCGCTGCTCATAACGTACAGTGTTACCAGCAACAAATTAGGTCGATCGTCATTAACAGTATGTGAATGATGACCTCGAATGGCTACCAGAAAATGATTATTCTttataacttaaaatatagcatataaattgtttaaaaatattgttaaactgaatcataaataattatgtaagGTGCTCTTAgcttaaaattattgtttcgATAAAAATGACGCGAATGTGCGCAAAGTAGGTGATTTGCGCTTTAGCTATTTGTGCTtgttttacttaaaaattacgtattatttataatattcacGATTATAATTACAGTATATTATTTCGTTTAGATAAAAGAAACATTCTCTTTTAACGAAAAGTTTGATAAACATTGAAATTCAGATTTACAATTGAAATCGCAGTTCGATAAATCGATCATCGCACTCTAAGCAACTCTACGACACAACACTCATCACTGGTTTTCTTTTCTAGCCGCCATTCAAAAGAGTGTGTTTCAGAGCGTTTCatcttaaatttcaaaagaaaGTGCAACAAAAGTTCAAAACAAACACTAAATTATCTTTAAAACGGTGAGTACACGATACTGTTTACCATAAGCATGTCATTTGTGATTTAAACACTGGTACAGACACGAAAGCAATAGCGTTAGCTCGCTTCATGTTGACAAgcgtgtgtttatttatttacatatgtgtgtgcacattTTGAAATGTGTCTCAATCGCGTTATATTAGCAGATCACAGGAATATCCAATACATTATAATATAACTCATATAAGTGTAATATGATTACATTCATAAGCATTCTTGTACAGGCGCATGCAAATTGTTGAGTTGCGTTGTCCGTTGGGCAATCGGTAACAACAATACACTCTACGCACGTATCTGAACCGCCTGTGGTGGCGACATTAATACTCCAAACTTGGAGCTAGCATCTAAGAAACATTAAACGTATTTGTGTGCATGTAGTTGGATCTgataatatgaaaaatgtattaaaacgcaaaaatttaagcaaaatatcaaaatttctGTGACAGAGTTGACACCCCATCGCAATTTGCACGAGTATATCGGTTTTTTATTCGATGACGCGACAACTCTAACGAATTAATCGACAAACTTTACGCCACGGTCGATATCTTCAATGCTTTTTTCTCTGCTCAGCAGATTTTCGTGtgcactaaaaataataaaaaaaaaattagaaaaacaaatagatTATACAAAGTAAAAATCGAATTACTTGTTAAAGTGAAAagtgtgtatatatttgaattagCAAAAGTACAATTAATAGTTGTACGAAAAGTGTTGTAATAATTATCTGCAAAATGCCAAtgagctaaaaaaaaaaaaatagtataaaatacatatgaaaAAATCGCTAACAGCGCgatagcaataacaaaaaaaaaccccgaacaacaacaataacagcagcaacgtaAATGTGCtgccaatgtgtgtgtgtgtgttgtaattGAACGGATAGCGACAGCACAACACACGGTacgcgagagcgagcgagagagaggaaagaaaaacacacaca
This region includes:
- the LOC133848084 gene encoding poly(A) RNA polymerase gld-2 homolog B isoform X2, translated to MYTTRAEMKIFATSVVVGSAADGVAATPTTTTTTTAQQQHQQQQQQQQQQQRDYRCGAQVKFNKYNNNNKTANILRQAKYNNNNNSSNNNNNSSGDNKNVKRQQQQQHLHYNNNNVHNFTRKKYYGNNNNNNNNNNNGYNCNQQQQQQSPYYQQQHQHQAASAATPKLSNSNNSNNNNNSTIKNQNITGENNCKQSNDSNNNNNINKNNNNHNSNTKSNTSDSNNNNCNTKQQLKQLNNNSNNVKKHNSLSSTSESCASSSSYYHSCSESSSALQTSATSSNNSCNGSSSNINSSNHHDEEQRQQQQQLQSTPPTLETTTAATAKQTPSSTIGGQSDNSSSNNNNNSNSKTQRTRQQPLCFWKTSYPQQPTLQQKEQLEAALATQKETELAIAAAAAAAAASAAAATPQTTEQQPHYYQYYYSQPKQLTIASFLQKELLPEADKATKQQQQQSQQQQQQQSQQQHHQQQQQQQQSGGYQPRYRSNANYNYNNGYQQQSHGHHAAHGQQQQQQQHHNNHRHNTHFRYNKKVHYGSSNNNNNSSNNNNNNNHSNNAAATGATGQKSFEIWPSNSYNASHRRMQHGNVAGGSGNNGYAVAGKNEYYQQLQQHPHSYHLLHGKEHQNFHNLTYVNIDVPPPPIITTAAATTATVAATTPMVAGMTKLPSLLAVSPTPSSSTTVTTTSEGATVATVTGNNIFLQPVPTMQLLGPGMLSPVALSPDAVATTPSNMISCAQLDEAITAAAANNTSNISNNSASCDSSNKSLELPTLMPIPSPGYAALPFMLQPQQQQQQQQQQLLFQNNKQQQQQQPQQLFVGFGDGYSNPAAWSHANSPCYSTAQYGPNPNNNRMPMHRAVSPALSNCSMASDVQSQWSNRSHLTPTEQMLSVSPTPTVAAPGQQLSPHQLASSPLMGNMNGLHAMMPFSLPQPPAHNLPAYPHYCGPNCGCNGNASWTPAWYELILPPDRYLDHARNVELSVQPEQLLRHCKYDNLSLDIWKRFRGAQQTHAKFKLKMRLWRYLFIWINICLQQPMFSRFRICLVGSTITGFGTDSSDIDMCLLPEQPTHQHQQHHYHNELRAEALMTLNLFHSVLKEMEAFHDFNLIEARVPILRFKDRTNGIEVDLNYNNCVGIKNTYLLQLYAQLDWRTRPLVVIVKLWAQYHDINDAKRMTVSSYSLVLMVLHYLQFGCVPHVLPCLQTLYPEKFNLGQQDCLDLDLIEPIEPYQTHNTQTLGEHLLGFFKYYSNFDFRNNAISIRTGGILPVTTCRLAKSPKNDIHQWKELNIEEPFDLSNTARSVYDFATFERVKATFVHSARRLEHTLDLASIFTPIHHQTQRMPMHQPALHLHSQSHPTTYAQHPHQHLLHTRNAASTTAATATASTAAKMIPAGGSLPTPATNLV